A part of Vulpes vulpes isolate BD-2025 chromosome 15, VulVul3, whole genome shotgun sequence genomic DNA contains:
- the LOC112919841 gene encoding olfactory receptor 4F3/4F16/4F29-like, with the protein MGGGNNSVVSEIVLVGLTSSLEVQLVLFLVFSVFYVTGILGNLLIVLTVISDSHLHSPMYLLLANLSFIDIWVSSIAAPKMISDFFKERKVISFQGCIAQMFFIHVIGGTEMVLLIFMALDRYVAICRPLHYLAIMNFRTCISLLVVAWAIGIIHSLIQLVFVVNLPFCGPNEVDSFYCDLPRFIRLACTDTYRLELMVTANSGFISLGTFSILVISYIFILVIVWQRSSGGLSKALSTLSAHITVVVLFFGPCIFVYSWPFPTVPVDKFLAIFDVIITPFLNPAIYTFRNKEMKVAMRRIFSQVLSFQKLFK; encoded by the coding sequence ATGGGGGGAGGAAATAATTCGGTAGTGTCTGAGATTGTGTTGGTGGGACTCACCAGTTCTTTGGAGGTGCAGCTTGTCctatttctagttttctctgtGTTCTATGTAACAGGTATTTTAGGAAACCTCCTCATTGTGCTCACAGTGATTTCTGACTCACATTTACATTCCCCCATGTACCTCCTGCTGGCCAACCTCTCCTTTATTGACATATGGGTTTCCTCCATTGCAGCTCCCAAGATGATCTCTGATTTTTTCAAGGAGAGAAAAGTAATCTCTTTCCAAGGCTGCATTGCTCAGATGTTCTTCATTCATGTTATTGGAGGAACTGAGATGGTTCTGCTCATTTTCATGGCCCTTGACCGTTATGTTGCTATATGCAGGCCTCTCCACTATCTAGCCATCATGAACTTCAGAACTTGCATTTCACTCCTGGTGGTGGCCTGGGCCATTGGGATCATCCACTCATTGATCCAACTGGTGTTTGTTGTAAACCTGCCATTTTGTGGCCCCAATGAGGTGGACAGCTTTTACTGTGATCTTCCTCGATTTATTAGGCTTGCCTGCACAGACACCTACAGATTAGAGCTCATGGTCACTGCCAATAGTGGCTTCATCTCTCTGGGAACTTTTTCCATTTTGGTTATTTCCTATATCTTCATCTTGGTCATCGTTTGGCAACGTTCCTCAGGTGGCTTGTCCAAGGCCCTCTCTACACTGTCAGCTCACATAACAGTGGTGGTCTTATTTTTTGGTCCATGTATTTTTGTGTACTCATGGCCATTTCCCACAGTGCCAGTGGATAAATTCCTTGCCATTTTTGATGTAATTATTACTCCATTTCTGAACCCTGCCATCTACACTTTTAGGAATAAAGAGATGAAAGTGGCCATGAGGAGAATATTCAGTCAGGTGTTGAGCTTCCAGAAGCTGTTTAAGTGA